Part of the Dysgonomonas mossii genome, GACGGCAATGGGAATAGATGATAAATACAATTTTGTAGATGAATTTGATTGGATTGATACCAACTACCCCCAAGTAGCACGATCATTAAAAATGGATGCTCAAAACTATGGAATAAACATACCCAAAGAACATATAATCACTCAAGAAGATGAAAACATTTAAAAGAGCAAACCTCCCCGAACAAATAAACTATAACAGCAAGGTTTATAAAGTTGATATTGAACTAAGTGCTTTGTATTCAATTGGTAGAACAAATAAAGTACCGAATGATGCTATAAAAGTCGAAGTATTAAGCCGAAAACTAAAAAGCAGTACCGATATATATAACAGACCTTACAAGCCTTCAATTTTCATATTCATTCCCATAGAGCCAAAGAAATAAAATAATAACAAGGGGCGGTAAACCTGCCCTACAACACCCCAAGATTATGAAAGCAACAAACCATTTCCAAAATACGATAAAGGCATATTTAGACAAACGTGCAGAGATAGATTTACTTTTTTCATTCCGTTACTCCCTGCCCGAAAAGAAGTTAGAGGATTGCGTGACTTATATCCTAAACCAAGTACAGAAAAGCGGTTGCAATGGTTTTCACGATGATGAAATATTCGGCATGGCGGTACATTTCTATGACGAAGACAACATCAAAATAGGTAAACCGATGCACAATGCACAGGTAGCAGTCAATCATGTAGTCGTATTAACAGCCGAAGAAAAAGAGAAAGCACGTCAAGAGGCTATGCAAAAGGCACAAGACGAAGCCTATCGAAAAATGACACAGCCAACTAAGAAAGCCAAAAGAGTAGCATTAAATCTCCAACCAAGTCTATTTGACTTTTAAATTATCGACCTATGAAACCAAAGAATAAACTCCAAAAACAAGTAGTAGAAGCAAGTAAAACATTGCCCAAACTTACCAAAACGCAAATCCAATGGGGATACGACCACGCTATGCAATATGTTGGACGAAGAACTGAGAAAGGAATTGTTACTTGTACCAAGTGCGGTCACTCGTGGCAAGGGATGGGAGAATTAGCCAATACCCTTTTGGGGTGCGAGTGCCCGAATTGTCAATCAAAATTAATAGCTAAGACCACCAAGAAACGAACATTTGATGATAGTTATTATATGAACATCATCACGGCTCACAAAGGCTATCAAGTGATACGCACCATCATGTTAAGTTATAAATCCAAAATAGGAGAACCGACAAAACTTTCATATTCCGAAGTGATGCAACGTTGGATTGCCCCCGATGGGAAACATTACACCTTTGCCCGACTTCGCCAAACGATGGGGACGTATTGTATTGATTCATGGTTTTTTCATACTCCATTAGAATTGCGAAACGAGAATAGCAACAATAAGTTTTACATAAACGTCTATGACAAAATAGGAAGTATGGGCGAAATCTATCCACCTCAGAAACTTATACCCGAATTGAAAAGAAGTGGCTATAAAAAAGCATTATATGGACAGAACCCTTTAGACTTATTCCGTACCCTACTGAGTGACAGCAGAGCCGAAACACTTATCAAAGCAGGCTATACAAAGCTATTAGAACGTATTATGAATATGGGTTGGAAGAATATTGACAGTTATTGGCAATCCATCAAAATAGCTATCCGCAACAAATACAAAATTGAAGATGCCATTCTTTGGTGCGACTATAT contains:
- a CDS encoding PcfK-like family protein, with the protein product MKATNHFQNTIKAYLDKRAEIDLLFSFRYSLPEKKLEDCVTYILNQVQKSGCNGFHDDEIFGMAVHFYDEDNIKIGKPMHNAQVAVNHVVVLTAEEKEKARQEAMQKAQDEAYRKMTQPTKKAKRVALNLQPSLFDF
- a CDS encoding PcfJ domain-containing protein, translating into MKPKNKLQKQVVEASKTLPKLTKTQIQWGYDHAMQYVGRRTEKGIVTCTKCGHSWQGMGELANTLLGCECPNCQSKLIAKTTKKRTFDDSYYMNIITAHKGYQVIRTIMLSYKSKIGEPTKLSYSEVMQRWIAPDGKHYTFARLRQTMGTYCIDSWFFHTPLELRNENSNNKFYINVYDKIGSMGEIYPPQKLIPELKRSGYKKALYGQNPLDLFRTLLSDSRAETLIKAGYTKLLERIMNMGWKNIDSYWQSIKIAIRNKYKIEDAILWCDYIDMLRFFGKDLHNAKYVCPTNLKTEHDRYVIRRAKADAQAEIEKQIAKEDSFREEKGKFFGLSFSDGTISVRVLESIADIILEGKMMHHCVGGYYSKADSLILSACIDGKRIETIEVSISQLKVVQSRGVCNKNTKHHNRIIQLVEQNISLIENRLAA